From one [Ruminococcus] lactaris ATCC 29176 genomic stretch:
- a CDS encoding BlaR1 family beta-lactam sensor/signal transducer, producing MIYFSFRFLLCNAIICIFLGSLLGLKNLLQRQLSARMQYNLSIIFLAVLIVPFLPISSAPSSISWSHLLTASSSTNGDIQTTFLSGNGYNLDKINDFAVSVSTQIPTFIHTLLVFFWSIGIFIMFFLLYHSVRQVKALHSSALPLQNEELNALYIECLNEVNSKHTIPIYSTAFLKSPVLAGFLHPRIYLPIHLISDFNAGTISSTDIRYMLLHELQHYKHKDILIGYLINTVHVFYWFNPLIWYFLKRIRQERELACDSAVLQLLKETEYKSYGNTLINFAETIALSPFPLTMGISGNIKQLKGRILNIASFHQPTFKQKIRGYLICIFVSTIIIGCIPILSVYASDQTGYHFDTTEKNITQLNLSSNFGDYTGSFVLYNQSADKWNIYNMDHASTRVSPNSTYKIYDALLGLESGIITPEHSTFTWNGEPYPFNSWEADQDLTSAIHNSVNWYFQAIDSQAGFEAVRTFLQTINYGNQNTGTNLNLYWTDFSLKISPIEQVELLQDFYQNNFHFDSKNIQAVKKALLLSTTSSGSLYGKTGTGRVNGKDVNGWFIGYIETANNTYYFATNIQSSSGATGSQATEITESVLSNLGIWK from the coding sequence TTGATATATTTTAGTTTTCGATTTTTACTGTGTAATGCCATCATTTGTATTTTTTTAGGTAGTTTACTGGGATTAAAAAATTTATTGCAAAGGCAATTATCCGCACGTATGCAATATAATCTTTCGATTATATTTCTTGCCGTTCTAATTGTTCCCTTTTTACCAATAAGCTCTGCCCCATCTTCTATATCGTGGAGCCATTTGCTGACAGCCAGTTCAAGTACCAATGGTGACATTCAAACCACTTTTCTTTCTGGTAATGGTTATAATTTGGATAAAATAAATGATTTTGCTGTCTCTGTCAGCACCCAAATACCAACTTTTATTCACACATTACTTGTATTTTTCTGGAGTATCGGTATATTCATAATGTTTTTTCTTCTCTACCACTCAGTAAGACAAGTAAAAGCCTTACATAGTTCTGCTTTACCTCTTCAAAATGAAGAACTAAACGCTCTTTATATAGAATGTTTAAACGAAGTGAACAGCAAGCATACCATTCCGATTTATAGTACAGCATTTTTGAAATCTCCTGTTTTGGCTGGTTTCCTGCATCCTCGCATTTATCTTCCAATTCACTTGATTTCAGATTTTAACGCTGGAACTATAAGCTCAACTGATATTCGATATATGCTTCTTCATGAACTGCAGCACTACAAGCATAAAGATATTCTAATTGGATATTTGATAAATACAGTACATGTTTTCTACTGGTTCAATCCCCTAATCTGGTATTTTCTAAAAAGAATACGGCAGGAACGCGAACTTGCCTGCGACAGTGCTGTATTACAATTATTGAAAGAAACAGAATACAAGTCATATGGAAATACACTGATTAACTTTGCCGAAACAATAGCTCTGTCTCCATTCCCTCTTACTATGGGAATCAGTGGAAATATAAAACAGTTAAAAGGACGCATTTTAAATATTGCATCATTCCACCAACCTACTTTTAAACAAAAAATTCGTGGATATCTTATATGCATATTCGTCTCTACTATCATCATTGGATGCATTCCCATACTTTCTGTTTATGCTTCTGATCAGACTGGCTATCATTTTGACACAACCGAAAAGAATATTACTCAGCTAAATCTTTCTTCCAATTTTGGGGACTACACCGGAAGTTTTGTTTTATATAATCAGTCTGCTGATAAATGGAATATTTATAATATGGATCATGCTTCCACACGTGTATCACCGAATTCGACTTATAAAATATATGATGCATTACTTGGCTTGGAATCTGGAATTATTACACCAGAACATTCCACTTTCACATGGAATGGAGAACCATATCCTTTTAATTCATGGGAAGCCGATCAAGATTTAACCTCGGCTATACATAATTCTGTAAACTGGTATTTTCAGGCAATTGATTCACAGGCAGGTTTTGAAGCCGTAAGAACATTTTTACAGACAATAAACTATGGGAATCAAAATACTGGAACAAATCTAAATCTCTATTGGACAGATTTCTCTCTGAAGATATCACCCATAGAACAGGTGGAATTGTTACAGGATTTCTATCAAAATAATTTTCATTTTGACAGTAAAAATATCCAGGCAGTAAAAAAAGCCCTGCTGCTTTCCACTACTTCTTCCGGTTCTCTTTACGGGAAAACAGGAACCGGGCGTGTCAATGGTAAAGATGTCAATGGCTGGTTTATCGGATACATTGAAACAGCGAATAATACTTACTACTTCGCAACAAATATTCAATCCTCTTCTGGTGCAACTGGAAGTCAGGCTACCGAAATAACAGAATCTGTACTTTCTAATCTTGGTATTTGGAAATAA
- a CDS encoding BlaI/MecI/CopY family transcriptional regulator gives MSNLPQISEAEFEVMKIVWKYAPISTNEITEKLTQISRWSPKTIQTLIKRLVSKKALTYEKQGRVFVYTPLVKEDEYIRQESNSFLKRYYNGNITSMLASYIEDDKLSEEDIASLRNLLSNH, from the coding sequence ATGAGCAATCTGCCTCAAATTTCAGAAGCTGAATTTGAAGTTATGAAAATCGTTTGGAAATACGCACCAATCAGCACCAATGAAATTACTGAAAAATTAACACAAATTTCCCGTTGGAGTCCTAAAACAATTCAGACATTGATTAAACGTCTCGTTTCTAAAAAAGCACTAACCTACGAAAAACAAGGCCGGGTTTTTGTCTATACCCCATTGGTCAAGGAAGACGAATATATTCGGCAGGAAAGTAATTCTTTTTTAAAACGATATTATAATGGTAATATCACTTCTATGCTTGCCTCTTACATTGAGGATGATAAATTGTCTGAAGAAGACATTGCCAGCTTACGGAATCTTCTTTCCAATCATTAA
- a CDS encoding patatin-like phospholipase family protein produces the protein MKIGLVLEGGAMRGMFTAGVLDTFLDNDIKMDSVVGVSAGALFGVNYLSGQKGRVIRYNKRFNKDKNYMGFHPLLREGNIVSTKYAYEDVPKTLDPFDDEAYKKSNVPFYAVVTNVATGNPEYIQIHSVFEQMDTLRASGSMPFVSKPVAIGDKKYLDGGIADSIPFEWLAGQDCDKLIVILTRDMEYRKKPMSPVLVKLYGRKYPKIAERLLQRHNNYNRAVEELRKWEAGGKAMVIRPSSPIEIGRIEKNPDKLQAVYELGAKDGNANLQKIKDFIK, from the coding sequence ATGAAAATCGGATTGGTATTAGAAGGCGGTGCTATGCGTGGAATGTTCACCGCCGGTGTCTTAGACACATTTCTTGATAATGACATCAAGATGGATTCCGTGGTCGGTGTTTCCGCCGGAGCATTGTTCGGTGTAAACTATCTGTCAGGACAAAAAGGCAGAGTAATCCGCTATAACAAGAGGTTTAACAAAGACAAAAACTATATGGGATTTCACCCCTTGCTTCGTGAGGGTAATATTGTCAGCACAAAATATGCCTACGAAGATGTTCCGAAAACCCTTGACCCCTTTGATGATGAAGCGTACAAAAAGTCCAATGTTCCTTTTTATGCTGTGGTTACAAATGTTGCTACCGGAAACCCGGAATACATACAAATACACAGCGTATTTGAACAGATGGACACTTTAAGAGCGTCCGGCTCTATGCCCTTTGTTTCAAAGCCTGTGGCAATCGGTGACAAGAAATACCTTGACGGAGGAATTGCTGACAGTATTCCTTTTGAATGGCTTGCCGGTCAAGATTGTGACAAGCTGATTGTAATTCTTACTCGTGATATGGAATACCGAAAGAAACCAATGTCTCCGGTCTTAGTTAAGTTGTACGGACGAAAATACCCCAAAATTGCGGAGAGATTATTACAGCGTCACAATAACTATAATCGTGCCGTGGAAGAATTGAGAAAATGGGAAGCCGGTGGAAAAGCTATGGTGATTCGTCCGTCAAGCCCTATTGAAATCGGGAGAATTGAGAAAAATCCCGACAAACTGCAAGCGGTGTATGAGCTTGGAGCAAAAGACGGCAATGCCAATCTGCAAAAAATTAAAGACTTTATAAAATAA
- a CDS encoding penicillin-binding transpeptidase domain-containing protein, which translates to MKRKRKKQSTQKSYTCKIFGLIVAITVIAVSGGILLKRTITESPENTLMEYMNHIEKKEYEVMYTMIDSDEKVYLTKEEYIQRNSKIYEGIEVSDIKISHVTVKEKKADTVTLSYETSCNTIAGTIQFDNMAELKKTKQGYKLVWQDSLIFPDLESDDKISVTTSKAERGEILDRDGKMLAGKGVATSVGIIPGKLEDRNVSIEKIAELLEIDVETINNKLTAKWVKEDSFVPIETIPKVEEIDLMKIQPEEKTLEEQDCQNKLLEIPGVMLSDVEVRTYELGEAAAHLIGYVQSVTAEDLENHPGEGYSAESVIGRSGVEKLYEKQLKGKDGCDIKILDSDGEVKEVLASIFKEDGMDIRLTIDSDLQKSLYEQFKEDPGCSVAMNPYTGEVLALVSTPSYDNNEFIRGLSSEKWTSLNEDEKKPLYNRFRQVWCPGSTFKPVVAGIGLKTESIDPKEDFGNEGLAWQKDSSWGSYQVTTLHEYEPVIMKNAIIYSDNIYFAKAALKIGSENFMNTLNEIGFNQDMPFEIAMQESTYSNTDKIETEIQLADSGYGQGQILVNPLHLASIYTSFLNEGNMIKPYLKYKEEASGETWIENAFSKENVEEIMQGVEGVVNDPEGTGYAAHRDDILLAGKTGTAELKATKEDTSGKEIGWFSVFTADKSVDKPILLISMVENVKGIGGSGYVVKKDATVLDEYFEE; encoded by the coding sequence ATGAAAAGAAAACGGAAAAAGCAAAGCACCCAAAAATCTTACACTTGTAAGATTTTTGGGCTGATAGTGGCTATAACAGTAATTGCTGTTTCAGGAGGTATTTTATTAAAAAGGACTATAACGGAATCACCAGAAAATACACTTATGGAATATATGAACCATATTGAAAAAAAGGAATATGAAGTAATGTACACTATGATAGATTCAGATGAAAAAGTTTATCTGACAAAAGAAGAGTACATACAACGAAATTCTAAGATATACGAAGGAATAGAGGTCAGTGACATCAAAATCAGTCATGTAACTGTGAAAGAGAAAAAAGCAGATACAGTTACGCTTTCGTATGAAACATCATGTAATACAATTGCCGGAACAATACAATTTGACAATATGGCGGAACTGAAGAAGACGAAACAGGGATATAAATTAGTATGGCAGGATAGCCTGATTTTTCCAGATTTAGAGAGTGATGATAAAATAAGTGTTACTACATCAAAAGCGGAGAGAGGAGAAATATTAGACCGAGATGGTAAAATGCTTGCAGGAAAAGGAGTAGCAACATCAGTTGGCATTATACCGGGAAAGCTGGAAGACAGGAATGTATCTATTGAAAAAATAGCGGAGTTATTAGAGATAGATGTAGAAACAATAAATAACAAACTCACAGCAAAGTGGGTAAAAGAAGATTCTTTTGTACCAATTGAAACTATTCCGAAAGTAGAAGAAATAGATTTAATGAAAATACAGCCAGAAGAAAAGACACTTGAGGAGCAGGATTGTCAGAATAAACTTTTGGAAATTCCAGGGGTTATGCTATCAGATGTGGAAGTTAGAACCTATGAGTTAGGGGAAGCAGCAGCTCATTTAATTGGTTATGTACAGTCTGTAACAGCAGAAGATTTGGAAAATCATCCAGGGGAAGGATATTCAGCTGAAAGTGTAATCGGAAGATCTGGGGTGGAAAAGTTATACGAAAAGCAATTAAAAGGAAAAGATGGTTGTGATATAAAGATTTTGGATAGTGATGGGGAAGTAAAAGAGGTTCTTGCAAGTATTTTTAAAGAAGATGGTATGGATATAAGATTAACGATAGATTCCGATTTGCAAAAATCATTATACGAGCAGTTTAAAGAAGATCCGGGGTGTTCTGTCGCAATGAATCCTTATACGGGAGAAGTATTGGCTTTGGTAAGTACCCCATCTTATGATAATAATGAATTTATACGGGGCTTATCATCAGAGAAATGGACATCATTAAACGAAGACGAAAAGAAGCCATTATATAATCGTTTTCGTCAAGTATGGTGTCCTGGCTCAACATTTAAACCAGTTGTGGCAGGAATTGGGTTGAAAACGGAAAGCATAGATCCAAAAGAAGATTTTGGAAATGAAGGTTTGGCATGGCAGAAAGATTCGTCTTGGGGATCTTATCAAGTGACAACACTTCATGAATATGAACCGGTTATTATGAAAAATGCAATTATCTATTCTGATAATATTTATTTTGCAAAGGCAGCTCTTAAAATTGGTAGTGAGAATTTTATGAATACTTTAAATGAAATAGGATTTAATCAGGATATGCCGTTTGAGATTGCGATGCAGGAATCAACATATTCCAATACAGATAAAATAGAAACAGAAATACAATTGGCAGATAGTGGTTATGGGCAAGGGCAGATTCTTGTAAATCCATTACATCTGGCAAGTATTTATACTTCATTTTTAAATGAAGGGAATATGATAAAACCGTATTTGAAATACAAAGAAGAAGCATCCGGTGAAACATGGATAGAAAATGCGTTTAGCAAAGAAAATGTAGAAGAAATTATGCAAGGGGTGGAAGGTGTTGTAAATGATCCGGAAGGAACCGGATATGCTGCACATCGTGACGATATTTTGCTGGCTGGAAAAACAGGGACAGCCGAGTTGAAGGCAACGAAAGAAGATACTTCTGGCAAAGAAATCGGGTGGTTTTCGGTGTTTACGGCAGATAAAAGCGTGGACAAACCAATTCTTCTTATCAGTATGGTTGAGAATGTGAAAGGAATCGGTGGAAGTGGTTATGTTGTTAAAAAAGATGCAACCGTATTGGATGAGTATTTTGAAGAATAA
- a CDS encoding plasmid mobilization protein: MRKRNVAILFRLNKKEAEALDKKVKRSGLNREAYLRQLISGVVPRDAPPPDYYSMMRKLHKIGNNLNQIAQKAHVLNVVDVQRYDKEVRKFNEAVRKITEAVILPEKNESWQ; encoded by the coding sequence TTGAGAAAACGTAATGTAGCAATCCTTTTCCGATTGAACAAAAAAGAAGCAGAGGCATTGGATAAGAAAGTAAAGAGAAGCGGACTGAACCGGGAAGCTTACCTGAGACAGTTGATTTCTGGTGTCGTTCCAAGAGACGCACCACCGCCAGATTATTATTCTATGATGCGGAAGCTGCATAAGATTGGAAATAACTTAAATCAGATCGCACAGAAAGCACATGTGTTAAATGTGGTAGATGTGCAGCGTTACGATAAGGAAGTGCGGAAGTTCAATGAAGCAGTCCGTAAGATTACAGAAGCAGTGATACTTCCAGAGAAAAATGAATCATGGCAGTGA
- a CDS encoding TetR/AcrR family transcriptional regulator — protein sequence MIQKSKSVSPMSNEGRNAYVIEHINEALLGLLKEKSLNEISISEICETAGVGRMSFYRNYESKEDVIKKQLLQLIQEWEKDYEGKNDPTYFSESLLRHYYKHKDFYLLLYNQGLSNMILEALRVSVKLEEANNNLERYAKSMIAGMIWGWVDEWMRQGMPETPEEIVLLTAQLNKEQPKQ from the coding sequence ATGATACAAAAGTCAAAAAGTGTATCACCGATGAGCAATGAAGGTAGAAATGCCTATGTGATTGAACATATAAATGAAGCACTTTTGGGTCTGCTTAAAGAAAAATCCCTTAATGAAATTTCCATAAGTGAGATATGCGAAACTGCCGGTGTCGGAAGAATGTCTTTTTACCGCAATTACGAAAGCAAAGAAGATGTAATAAAAAAACAACTCCTGCAACTGATACAGGAGTGGGAAAAGGATTATGAGGGTAAAAATGACCCAACCTATTTTTCCGAAAGCCTATTGCGACATTACTATAAGCACAAGGACTTTTATCTGCTTCTTTACAATCAGGGCTTATCCAATATGATTCTCGAAGCACTCCGAGTTTCAGTCAAGCTCGAGGAAGCGAATAACAATTTGGAAAGATATGCAAAGTCAATGATAGCCGGAATGATTTGGGGATGGGTTGACGAATGGATGCGTCAGGGTATGCCCGAAACGCCGGAGGAAATCGTTTTGCTTACCGCCCAACTTAATAAAGAGCAACCAAAACAATAA
- a CDS encoding alpha/beta hydrolase has translation MKKRTKITLWSILFVIVFTVSALIRVNLLGSAPMRLMQVKWDDTVGTIYNDLNYENDYGHKYDLYVPANLDIGNAQQLILFIHGGSFNSGAKEDGEVWCKYYASKGYIAASLDYSLQTVQEDASLVRMNTEIKECVNAINEKCKELGYTLDGMATCGVSAGGTLAMNYAYTCAETSVVPVKFVFQLAAPADFEPSDWDILKKVNKLDTDAEFLSMMTGVNITEEIIKSGEYEKYVDMISPARLVNENSVPTLLGYGLKDHLVPRELKYKLVSALEDNGVEYDYFEFPNCNHGMYRDLDMLKQFLELSLEYCERYF, from the coding sequence ATGAAGAAAAGAACAAAAATAACACTTTGGAGTATACTATTCGTTATCGTGTTTACCGTCAGTGCTTTAATCAGAGTAAATTTGCTCGGTTCGGCACCTATGAGGCTGATGCAGGTCAAATGGGACGATACCGTAGGGACGATTTACAACGACTTAAACTATGAAAATGATTACGGACATAAATACGATTTGTATGTTCCTGCAAACCTTGATATAGGAAACGCACAGCAGCTTATTCTTTTTATCCACGGTGGCAGTTTTAATTCCGGTGCAAAAGAGGACGGAGAAGTTTGGTGCAAATATTACGCTTCAAAGGGGTATATTGCAGCTTCACTTGACTACTCTCTTCAAACTGTTCAAGAGGACGCAAGCCTTGTGAGAATGAACACGGAAATAAAAGAGTGTGTGAACGCAATCAACGAAAAGTGCAAAGAACTCGGTTATACCCTTGATGGTATGGCAACCTGCGGTGTTTCCGCAGGCGGAACGCTTGCAATGAATTATGCCTACACCTGTGCCGAAACCTCCGTCGTTCCTGTGAAATTTGTGTTTCAACTTGCTGCACCTGCTGACTTTGAACCGAGCGATTGGGATATACTAAAAAAGGTCAACAAGCTCGATACCGATGCTGAATTTCTTTCTATGATGACAGGCGTAAATATTACAGAGGAAATTATTAAAAGCGGCGAATATGAGAAGTATGTCGATATGATTTCTCCCGCAAGGCTGGTAAATGAAAACTCTGTTCCCACATTACTGGGATATGGACTGAAAGATCATCTTGTACCGAGAGAGTTAAAGTACAAATTGGTTTCTGCATTAGAAGATAACGGTGTAGAGTATGATTATTTTGAATTTCCCAACTGCAATCACGGTATGTACCGTGACCTCGATATGCTGAAGCAGTTTTTAGAACTGTCTCTTGAATACTGTGAAAGGTACTTTTGA
- a CDS encoding DUF6070 family protein — protein MKEKSELNTLKVKRKIINCLEEKGYAAVDCDNQIDMVNREKVEEFCKAAEKEEQAAVDIVVVFDEGEIIQYHLESMNGKINVRLCQVKWKDNSPQANYYDEYEAYEWKYTEKGYLFLEEYHPPGFDGAPGETGFRVQPLDKTCRELNRKYVMPLGYALNNLLITNWDNQNYTELDFYDLYEKMYYMKYGKQVPYEANYGGAEYEVPKDEFEEVIKTYLPFSNSEIEKGTFYNSDNRTFRYRPRGLYDCEFPYEPYPEVISYEKLQDGTLKLTIEAVWEIRMLDQAITSELMIKPMEDGSFQYLSNKVIKSDQNANAGWYMPRLTEEEWEENYSNN, from the coding sequence ATGAAGGAGAAGTCGGAGTTAAATACATTAAAGGTGAAAAGAAAAATTATCAATTGTCTGGAAGAAAAAGGATATGCGGCAGTAGATTGTGATAATCAGATTGATATGGTCAATCGTGAAAAAGTAGAAGAATTTTGCAAAGCAGCGGAGAAAGAAGAACAGGCAGCAGTAGATATTGTTGTTGTATTTGATGAAGGGGAAATTATACAATATCATTTAGAGTCAATGAATGGAAAGATAAATGTTCGATTATGTCAGGTTAAATGGAAGGATAATAGCCCACAGGCTAATTATTATGATGAATATGAAGCATATGAGTGGAAATATACAGAAAAAGGATACTTGTTTCTGGAGGAATATCACCCACCGGGATTTGATGGAGCACCGGGTGAAACTGGATTCAGAGTGCAGCCATTAGATAAAACATGCCGAGAATTGAATCGAAAATATGTTATGCCGTTGGGGTATGCACTTAATAATCTGTTGATTACAAATTGGGATAACCAGAATTATACGGAACTTGATTTTTATGATCTTTATGAAAAAATGTATTATATGAAATATGGAAAGCAAGTTCCATATGAAGCAAATTATGGTGGAGCAGAATATGAAGTTCCAAAAGATGAGTTTGAAGAGGTTATAAAGACCTATTTACCATTTAGTAATAGCGAGATTGAAAAAGGAACTTTTTATAACTCTGATAATAGAACTTTTAGATACAGACCGCGAGGGTTATATGATTGTGAATTCCCATATGAGCCATATCCGGAAGTTATCTCATATGAAAAATTACAAGATGGAACATTAAAACTTACGATAGAAGCAGTATGGGAAATCAGAATGTTAGATCAGGCAATCACCAGTGAATTGATGATAAAACCTATGGAAGACGGAAGTTTCCAGTATTTATCAAATAAGGTAATCAAGTCAGATCAAAATGCAAATGCAGGGTGGTATATGCCAAGGTTAACAGAAGAAGAGTGGGAAGAGAATTACAGTAATAATTAG
- a CDS encoding DUF6070 family protein, whose protein sequence is MKRKSILLVLCIGMILTSCESKISLNSTDVKNEKNQKNTTMENPDKGYNLPIDEDKKKEAVNDCEEIMGIIRDIYSEYNGIQEADQNTAEQMMNRMKEIIKQNGNPVIGSDHYSVMDNYQKMEQFLKSAEQEEKGSVILYEADTDGGITRKEYSYDGKEMSVMSAKMIWSEDTEPVLTYISLSKIKEWAYTENGNFCYELCVPEPPEVTEIVDGSCIIRVKPLSEECREYSKKYVSTFGYQGNNLLCSNWNAEDMQGLDYNGLYEYFYQMKYGEKFTAEKEVVGIPAEEFENVIMTYLPVTKEELKEWAVYDEQSNMFIWERLGCGNYSPTHFGLSLPEVTEVRHNEDGTIVLTIHAVCDSVVCNDAVITHELTMKIQDDGTIQYVGNRILDNGIDNIPRYQYRLGNLQN, encoded by the coding sequence ATGAAAAGAAAAAGTATTTTGTTAGTACTTTGTATAGGAATGATTCTGACTTCCTGTGAAAGTAAGATATCGTTAAACAGCACAGATGTAAAAAATGAGAAGAATCAGAAAAACACTACCATGGAAAATCCGGATAAGGGATATAATCTACCAATCGATGAAGACAAGAAAAAGGAAGCTGTGAACGATTGTGAAGAAATTATGGGCATTATCCGAGATATTTATTCTGAATATAATGGAATACAAGAAGCAGATCAGAACACTGCTGAGCAAATGATGAATCGGATGAAAGAAATTATCAAACAAAATGGGAATCCGGTCATTGGTTCCGATCATTATTCTGTTATGGATAATTATCAGAAGATGGAACAATTTTTAAAATCTGCAGAACAAGAAGAAAAAGGAAGTGTAATTTTATATGAAGCAGATACAGATGGTGGAATTACCAGAAAAGAATATAGTTATGATGGAAAAGAAATGAGTGTGATGTCCGCAAAAATGATCTGGAGTGAGGATACAGAGCCTGTACTTACATACATATCGCTATCAAAAATAAAAGAATGGGCATATACTGAAAATGGGAATTTCTGTTATGAATTATGCGTACCTGAACCACCGGAAGTGACAGAGATTGTAGATGGAAGTTGTATTATCCGGGTAAAGCCTTTGAGTGAGGAGTGTCGGGAATATTCAAAAAAATATGTGAGTACGTTCGGCTATCAGGGAAACAATCTGTTATGTTCAAACTGGAATGCGGAGGATATGCAGGGGTTGGATTATAATGGACTTTATGAATATTTTTATCAAATGAAATATGGAGAAAAATTTACGGCAGAAAAAGAGGTTGTGGGAATTCCAGCAGAAGAGTTCGAAAATGTAATTATGACATATCTTCCTGTTACAAAAGAAGAATTGAAAGAATGGGCGGTCTACGATGAACAAAGTAATATGTTTATCTGGGAACGATTGGGATGTGGTAATTATTCACCAACACATTTTGGCTTGTCTTTACCGGAAGTAACAGAAGTCAGGCATAATGAAGATGGAACCATTGTTTTGACAATTCATGCAGTATGTGATTCTGTTGTATGTAATGATGCTGTTATTACACACGAACTTACGATGAAAATTCAGGATGATGGAACGATTCAGTATGTTGGAAACAGGATTTTAGATAATGGTATTGATAATATACCGAGGTATCAGTACCGGTTAGGTAATTTGCAGAATTGA
- a CDS encoding alpha/beta hydrolase, with protein sequence MKEKKIDEKTKKGRMIMWAFIYSGVFIAALIIGVVSKFVQPSWTKDFTAEWSDSVGTVYKDITYGEKDANKFDLYVPADNTKENYGLVVYLHAGGFTAGDKSGDEQILKWLCSKGYIAAGINYTLRDEAHPEASVYSQSMEIKESMPAVIAEAEKLGYHIDEMSIGGGSAGHCLAMLYAYRDEETSPVPVKMVFGAVGPSSFYPEDWKCYGFDKETEESRAAAAGLFSVMAGKEISPDMFGTPEYDEAIKDISALLWIDENTVPSVLAYGKFDKVQSFEASVRLDKALTEHNVPHEYIACEHSGHGLQNDNKEFLLHNQKMEEYLDKYMPVK encoded by the coding sequence ATGAAAGAAAAGAAGATAGATGAAAAGACAAAGAAAGGTCGAATGATTATGTGGGCATTTATTTATAGCGGTGTTTTTATTGCTGCATTGATAATTGGCGTGGTAAGCAAGTTTGTCCAACCGTCCTGGACAAAAGATTTTACGGCGGAGTGGAGCGATTCTGTCGGCACAGTTTATAAGGATATTACATACGGAGAGAAGGACGCTAACAAATTCGACCTCTATGTCCCGGCAGATAATACGAAAGAAAACTACGGATTGGTGGTTTATCTCCACGCAGGCGGATTTACTGCTGGTGATAAATCCGGAGACGAACAAATTCTCAAATGGCTGTGTTCAAAAGGCTATATAGCGGCAGGAATTAACTACACCTTGCGTGACGAAGCACACCCGGAAGCCAGCGTTTATTCCCAGTCAATGGAAATTAAAGAGAGTATGCCCGCAGTTATTGCAGAAGCGGAGAAACTCGGCTATCATATCGATGAGATGTCCATCGGTGGCGGTTCGGCAGGTCATTGTCTTGCAATGCTCTATGCCTATCGTGATGAAGAAACTTCTCCCGTTCCTGTGAAAATGGTGTTCGGTGCTGTCGGCCCTTCCAGTTTCTACCCGGAGGATTGGAAATGCTATGGCTTTGACAAGGAAACAGAAGAAAGCAGAGCTGCCGCCGCAGGACTGTTTAGCGTGATGGCTGGCAAAGAGATTTCTCCCGATATGTTTGGAACACCGGAATATGATGAAGCAATCAAGGACATTTCCGCTCTTTTGTGGATTGACGAAAACACAGTTCCGTCTGTTTTAGCGTATGGCAAGTTTGACAAGGTGCAATCCTTTGAAGCGTCTGTTCGTCTTGATAAGGCTTTGACGGAACACAACGTGCCGCACGAATATATCGCTTGCGAGCACTCCGGACACGGCTTGCAGAATGATAACAAGGAATTTCTTCTGCATAATCAAAAAATGGAAGAATATCTTGATAAATATATGCCTGTGAAATAA